GCGCACCGACATCGCGTGCTCGACAATCTCTTTGGTGTTGGACTCGAGGTCGTCGCGGGCCTCGCGGTCGAGTACCTCGCCACGGCCCAGGGCTCGGGTGCCGGCGAGCGGCTCGGTCACCACCACACCGTCGTCGTGCACCGCGGCCACCAATTCGGGGCTGTAGCCCAACGCGCGAAACCCACCGAGGTGCAACAGGAATGAGCGGGCCGGCGTGTTGTGCCGACGCCCCACCCGATAGGTCGCCGGGAAGTCGAGCGCGAAAGGCACTGTGACGCAACGGGACAGGATCACCTTGTGGTAGTCGCCGGCGTTGATCTCGTCGATCGCGGTGGCGACGCGGGTCCGGTAGCCCGAGGCGTCGACGGCCACATCGACTCCGGATGGCTTGGGAGCCTGCGGAAGTCCCGCACTGAGTAAACGGCTGACGCCGTCGACGTGACGATCCTCGGCACCGATCAGGGACACAGCGTCGGCACCGACGACGATCCGGGTGCGCGGCCAGAAGACCCGCGCCAGCGGGGCCTGCGGCGCCAACCGCTCCTGCAATCCGAATCGGTAGGCGCCGAACTCGAAGGCGATCCAGCCGAACGCCTCGTCGGTCTCCAGCAGTACGCGGTCGACGGCCTCACCGAGGACCGGGCCCGGGCGACCAGTCCAGGTCTGCCGCTGCGTCACGCCGTCCTGGATGATGCGCAACTCGTCGCGGTCCAACTCGATGATCGCCAGCGCACCGACGGCCAGCACCCACTGGTCGTCGTGTTCGTAGAGCAGATATTCGTCGCCGTCGACTTCGGCGATGGCGGCGACCAATTCGGCCGCCAGGTCCGCCGGAGCAACGCCGGCCGGCAGCGGAAACGACACCGAGGCGGCGCCAGCCGGAGTGGGATCGACGCCAACTTGGGTCACGGTTAGTAAATGTAGCCTAACCTATTAACTGGCGGTCAACTCCGTGGAGTGAATGCCGTCACTCCAAGCACCGATGCCATTGTCATGCGTCGTTTCCGTGCCGTTTACGACCCCGCCCCACAATGATCGCCACCCCCGATGAGAGGACATCATTGTGTTCGTTATCCGCCTGCATGACGGCGAAGAGATCCGCGCGTCCGACAACGACAAGCTGACCGTCAACGAACACACCGGCGTGCTCAGCGTGCACCGGGTCGACGGCTTCGAAGAGGTCACCACGCACTACTCGCCTTCGGCCTGGTCCTCGGTCACGCACCGCATCAAGGAACCCGTTGTGCGGCGTCCGGTTGGGGCCAACGCCAAGTAAGCATTTTTGTCGGCAGGACTCGCTACAATCGAATGTATGTTCGAATCCTTGTCGCGGATCGACCCTGCTGCCGACGAGTCCGCGCTGGTAGAGCGCATTGCCGAGCTCGAGCGGATCAAGGCGTTCGCTGCCGCCGGGCAGGCGCGGGCGGCGGCACAGCTCGACGCCGTTCGCCGCTGCGCTGAGGCTGCGGCGGGCATCCCATCGGCGAGGCGCGGCCGCGGCGTCGCGAGCGAGGTCGCGCTGGCCCGGCGAGACTCGCCGGCTCGAGGCAGTCGACATCTCGGCTTCGCCAAGGCCCTGGTGCACGAGATGCCTCACACGCTGGCGGTGCTCGAGGCCGGGTTGCTGTCCGAATGGCGAGCCACTCTCATCGTGCGGGAGAGCGCCTGTCTGGACGTCGATGACCGGCGGGCCCTCGATGCTGAAATGTGCGCCGATCCGGGCGCGCTGGAGGGGATGGGCGACGCACGGATTGCGGCAGCCGCCAAAGCCATTGCCTATCGGCTCGACCCGCACGCGGTCGTCGACCGAGCCGCCAGAGCCGAGACCGAGCGTACGGTGACCATCCGGCCCGCGCCCGACACCATGGCGTATGTGACTACCCTGCTCCCTGTCGCGCAAGGTGTCTCGGTGTACGCGGCCTTGCGTCGCACGGCCGACACGACCTTCGACGGCCGATCCCGCGGCCAGGTCATGGCCGACACGCTCGTCGAACGGGTGACCGGCCGTAGCGCGGCGACGCCGGCACCGATTGCGGTCAACCTGGTCCTCACGGACAGCACGCTGCTGGGCGGTGACACGGAACCGGCGAATGTCGTTGGCTACGGCCCGATCCCGGCCGACGTGGCGCGCGGGCTGGTCTCGGCCGCCGTCGGCGACTCCGCGTCCCGTGCGACGCTGCGGCGACTGTACGCGCACCCCCGATCCGGCGCGCTGGTGGCGATGGAATCTCGGGCCCGCATCTTCCCAACCGGGCTGGCGGCCTTCATCGGGTTGCGGGACGAACGATGTCGAACCCCGTACTGCGACGCCCCGATCCGGCATCGCGACCACGCCACGCCGCACGCTCGCGGGGGTGCCACCTCGGCAGTCAACGGGCTCGGCGACTGTGAGCGCTGCAACTACGTAAAAGAGGCCGCCGGTTGGCTAGTGCGTACGGAGGTCGACGAAACAGGCAGGCACACAGCCGAATACATCACTCCGACCGGTGCGCGCCATCGATCGGCGGCGCCGCCGCGTGCACCGGCCATCGTGGTCAGTGAGCTCGAGGTCAGCGTTGGCATCGCGCTGGCGCGGCACGCCGCCTGACTCAACCCAGCAGGTTGCGCACGACGCCGTCGGCCAGTAACCGGCCGCGGTCGGTGAGCACCAACCGGTCGCCCTCACGGATCAGCAGGCCGTCGTCCACGGCGACGTCCGCGCGCCCGCGTTCGGCATCATCGAGCAGTTCGACGGGCAGACCCTGGCGCAGCCGGATGCGCAACAGCACGTCCTCGGTGTGCCGGGTGTCGGCATCCAGCTGCTCGAAGTCGGCCACCGGTACCACCGCTCGGTCGAGGAGCTGCGCATAGGTGTTGGGATGCTTGACATTCCACCACCGAGTCGACCCGACGAAGCTGTGCGCACCCGGCCCCGCGCCCCACCACTGACCGCCGTTCCAGTAGCCGAGATTGTGCCGACACTGTCCGCCCGGCCGGCTCCAGTTGGAAACCTCGTACCAATCCAGGCCGGCCTGCGACAGCCGATCGTCGAGCAGCTCGTAGCGCCGCGCCAGCACGTCGTCGTCGGGAGCGGCCAATTCGCCGCTGCGCACCCGGCGAGCGAGCGCGGTGCCGTCCTCGACGACCAGGGCGTAGGCGGACACGTGGTCGACGCCGGTGTCGATCGCCGTCTCGACCGACCACAGCAGGTCGTCGTCGGACTCCCCCGGTGTGCCGTAGATCAGGTCGAGGCTGACGTGGTCGAATCCCTCGGCGAGCGCCTCGCGGGCCGCCGCCGCCGAACGGTTCGGGGTGTGGATCCGGTCGAGCACGCCCAGCACATGCGGCGCCACCGACTGCATGCCCAGCGACACTCGGGTGCAGCCGGCCGCGCGGGCCGCGGCGAAGAAGTCCGGCCACGCCGACTCGGGATTGGCCTCGGTGGTGACCTCCGCGTCGGCGGCCAGCGCGAAGTTGTCCCGCACCGACTTCATCACCTGGGTCAGCCGGTCCGGGCCCAGCAGCGACGGCGTCCCGCCGCCGATGAAGACGGTCTGCACCGCGGGCCCGCCCAGGGTGGCCGCGGCCAGTTCGAGTTCGGCGGCCAGGTTCTGCAGCCAGGCGTCGGGATTGACGCCGCCCAGTTCGGCCGGCGTGTAGGTGTTGAAGTCGCAGTAGCCGCAGCGGGTGAAGCAGAACGGCACGTGCACGTAGATGCCGAATGGACCGTCTGGGTTCAACTGCAGGTCAGGGAGCTCGACCGGCGAAATGGATGCCGTCACGTCTTCCTAATATCCCGGAGTTCGCGCCCAACCTCCACTGCTGTCACGTTCGGAGTTTCGCTCACTGTGAGCGGAAGTCGCCCCTGGTAGCGGCCCTAGGTCAGATCCGTGGCACAATGGTCGGGTGACCGTTGCCCACCACAGCCAAGTTCGTATCCCATTGGTGGCGCGCCGTCATGTCGACTTCAAGCGTGTATGCAGCTGTCGCTGTCTGGCTTGATCTCGTAGACCCGCCCACCTGCACTTCAGCTGGCTTCCGGATCTGCGCCGCCGGTACAGCCTCCGGTGGTTTGCGCGCTCCACGCCGGCTGCTCCACTAGAGGAGATTTGCCGAATGACGTCACCCCGCCCCACCAAGAGCCAGGGCCAGTGGGCGCTCGGTGAGCGCGAGCCGCTCAATCCCAACGAGCAGTTCAAGAAGGACGACGACGCGCTCAACGTGCGCGACCGAATCATCAACCAGTACGCCAAGACTGGGTTCGACAGCATCGAGAAGAACGACCTGCGTGGCCGGATGCGTTGGGCCGGCCTCTACACCCAGCGCGAGCAGGGCTACGACGGCAGCTTCACCGGCGACGAGAACATCGACCTGCTCGAGGCCAAGTACTTCATGATGCGGGTGCGCTGCGACGGCGGCGCCATCTCGACCGCGGCGCTGCGCACCCTCGGCGAGATCTCGACCGAGTACGCCCGTGACACCGCCGACATCTCCGACCGGGAGAACATCCAGTACCACTGGATCCAGATCGAGGATGTGCCCGCGATCTGGGAGCGGCTGGACACGGTCGGGCTGCAGACCACCGAGGCGTGCGGCGACTGCCCCCGTGTCGTGCTGGGCTCGCCGCTGGCCGGCCTGTCGGTCGACGAGGTGCTCGACCCCACCCCCGCGGTCGACGAGATCGTGCGTCGCTACATCGGCAACCCGGAGTTCTCCAACCTGCCGCGCAAGTACAAGACCGCGATCTCCGGTCTGCAGGACGTCGCGCACGAGATCAACGACATCGCGTTCATCGGCGTCAACCACCCCGAGCACGGCCCGGGACTGGATCTGTGGGTCGGCGGCGGCCTGTCCACCAACCCGATGCTCGCGCAGCGAGTCGGCGCCTGGGTGCCGCTGGACGAGGTGCCCGACGTGTGGCAGGCCGTGACGTCGCTGTTCCGCGACTACGGCTACCGGCGACTGCGGGCCAAGGCCCGGCTGAAGTTCCTCGTCAAGGACTGGGGCATCGAGAAGTTCCGCGAAGTGCTCGAAACCGAGTACCTGAAGCGCAAACTCATCGACGGCCCGGCCCCCGAACCGCTGACTCGCCCGATCGACCACGTCGGCGTGCAGAAGCTGAAGAACGGGCTCAACGCCGTCGGCGTCGCCGCGATCGCCGGCCGGGTGTCCGGCACGATCCTGACCCAGGTCGCCGACCTCGCCGAGCAGGCGGGGGCGGACAAGGTCAGCTTCACCCCGTACCAGAAACTCGTCATCCTCAACGTCGCCGACGACAAGCTCGACGCGCTGACTGCCGGCCTCGACGCGCTCGGACTGCAGTCGAAGCCATCGGAGTGGCGCCGAAACCTGATGGCCTGCACCGGGATCGAATACTGCAAGCTGTCGTTCGCCGAGACGCGGGTGCGTTCGCAGACGCTGGTGCCCGAACTGGAGCAACGACTCGAAGACCTCAACGCGCAACTCGACGTGCCGGTCACGGTCAACATCAACGGCTGCCCGAACTCGTGCGCCCGCATCCAGGTCGCCGACATCGGCTTCAAGGGCCAGATGGTCGACGACGGCGACGGGAATTCGGTCGAGGGTTTCCAGGTTCACCTAGGAGGCAGTTTGGGCCTCGACAGTGGGTTTGGGCGAAAGCTGCGGCAGCACAAGGTCACCAGCGACGAACTCGGTGACTACATCGACCGCGTGGTGCGCAACTTCGTCAAGCAGCGAGACGGTGACGAGCGTTTCGCGAACTGGGCGGTGCGTGCCGAGGAGGCAGATCTGCGATGAGCAACCTGATGGAAGCCGACCTACGAGAGCTGGCGGACAAGGGCGCCGCGGAGTTGGAGGGCGCCAGCGCCACCGATCTGCTGCGCTGGACCGATGAGAACTTCGGCGGCGTTGGCGGACCGCGGTCCTCGGCGACCTGCAACTATGTGGTGGCCTCGAACATGCAGGACGCCGTGCTGGTCGACCTGGCGGCCAAGGTCCGTCCCGGCGTGCCAGTTCTGTTCTTGGACACCGGGTATCACTTCGTCGAGACGATCGGAACGCGCGACGCGGTCGAGGCCGTCTACGACGTGCGGGTGCTCAATGTGACGCCCGAGCACAGCGTCACCGAGCAGGACGAGCTGTACGGCAAGGATCTGTTCGCGAGCAAACCCAGCGAGTGCTGCCGGATGCGTAAGGTTCTCCCGCTGGGCAAGTCGCTGCGCGGCTACTCCGCGTGGGTGACCGGCCTGCGGCGGGTGGAAGCGCCGACGCGCGCGAACGCGCCACTGGTCAGTTTCGACGAGGCGTTCGGTCTGGTGAAGATCAACCCGCTGGCCACCTGGTCCGACGAGCAGCTGCAGACCTACATCGACGAGAACGATGTCCTAGTGAATCCGCTTGTCTACGAAGGCTATCCGTCGATCGGCTGCGCGCCGTGCACCGCCAAGCCTGCCGAGGGCGCCGACCCGCGCAGCGGCCGCTGGCAGGGGCTGTCGAAGACGGAGTGTGGACTGCACGCGTCGTGAGGCTAGTGCTTGCTGCTCACGGCAGCGCCGACCCGCGATCGGCCGCCAATGCCCGTGCCGTAGCCAACCAGATTCGCTTCATGCGGCCCGGCCTGCAGGTGCGGGTCGCGTTCTGCGACCTCAACACGCCGCGCTTGCCCGACGTCCTCACTCCGGACGCGGTGGTGACACCCTTCCTGCTGGCCGACGCCTATCACGCACGCATCGACATTCCGGGCCAGATCGCGGCTTCCGGCCTGCCCGTCCGCCAAGCCGACGTGCTCGGCGAGGACGACCGCCTGATCGCCGTGCTGCACGAACGGCTCGCCGGCCTGGGGGTGACGACCGACGATCCGGAACTGGGTGTCGCGGTCGTGGCGATCGGTTCGACACATGCCGCGGCCAACGCCCGCACGACCCAGGTCGCCGATATCCTCCACGCCGGGGCCCAGTGGGCCTGCACGACAACCGCATTCGCCACCGTAAACGGCCCGTCGCCGGCGGACGCCGTCGTCGAGTTGCGCCGCCGCGGTGCCCGCCGCGTCGTCATCGCCCCGTGGTTCCTGGCCCCCGGCAAGCTCACCGACCGGGTCGCGAAATACGCCGCGACGGAGGGCATTCCGATGGCCCCACCGCTGGGTGCACACCGCCTGGTGGCCGAGACGGTGCTGGACCGGTTCGAGGCGGCGATCGCCCAGTCCGTCGCCGCGTAGCCCAACACGGCGGACCGGGGTTGCGATTTCGTTGATGGAGACTTAACGGAGGGTTACGGTAACCATCACCATGACATCGTCACCCGTTCCGGATTCCGGAGAGAACGTCCCGACCAGCCCCGAGCGACCCGCCAGCAAGTGGGCGGTCGCCACCTTCCTGCTCGGTCTGGTCAGCCTTATCCCGCTGAGCGTGATCGCCGGCGTTGTCGCGCTCGTCAAGACACGTGGCGGCAAGGAACCGGGGCGCGGTCTCGTCGTGGCGGGGCTCGTCATCTGCGTACTGTGGAGCGCAGTCTGGGCGTACAGCCTGTGGCCGAAGCACGGTCTGATCACCGGCACGCTGCAGTCCGACCGCGTCGGCACGTGTTTCCGCGGCGACGTCAACTCGCCGGTCAACTGCGACCAGCCGCACTCCGACGAGCTGTTCGCGATGCTGAAGTTGTCACGATTCCCGGACAGCGATCCCGAACAGCACGAAATCGAGAAGCGCTGCAAGGCCGAGCTTCCCGGCTATTCGGCCACCGCCGAACGCGATCCGAGCATTCGGGTGGACGCCTGGGCGCCGGGTGCCGAGTGGAAACAACTCGACACGCACGCGGCAGGATGCGTCGCACACTCCAGCGGCAACCGCACGAGCTCGATCAAGCTCGGGCCGTCATTCAGCTGGAACTCACCGTAACCTCGTCGGACTCGTTGCGCGCTAGCGCCTTTTCCGGCAGCGTCGGTACCCGGGTGGCCCGCACGTAGACCGTGTCGCCGCGCTTCAGGCCGAGCGCCTCGGCGTCACCACGGGTGATCTGAGCGATGAACGGACCGCCGGTGGCGGCATTGGTCAGCTCGACCCGAACCTCGAAGCCCAGCACGACAACTCGATCGATCGTGGCCCGCACCACGCCGGTGGCTTCGGCGGTGCCGTCGCCGGCGGCGATCTTCATGTCGGGATTACGGCCCACCCGGATGTCGTGCGGCCGAACAAGAGTGCCGTTGAGCGACGACACCGCGCCCAGGA
The sequence above is a segment of the Candidatus Mycobacterium wuenschmannii genome. Coding sequences within it:
- the hemW gene encoding radical SAM family heme chaperone HemW — its product is MTASISPVELPDLQLNPDGPFGIYVHVPFCFTRCGYCDFNTYTPAELGGVNPDAWLQNLAAELELAAATLGGPAVQTVFIGGGTPSLLGPDRLTQVMKSVRDNFALAADAEVTTEANPESAWPDFFAAARAAGCTRVSLGMQSVAPHVLGVLDRIHTPNRSAAAAREALAEGFDHVSLDLIYGTPGESDDDLLWSVETAIDTGVDHVSAYALVVEDGTALARRVRSGELAAPDDDVLARRYELLDDRLSQAGLDWYEVSNWSRPGGQCRHNLGYWNGGQWWGAGPGAHSFVGSTRWWNVKHPNTYAQLLDRAVVPVADFEQLDADTRHTEDVLLRIRLRQGLPVELLDDAERGRADVAVDDGLLIREGDRLVLTDRGRLLADGVVRNLLG
- a CDS encoding nitrite/sulfite reductase, which produces MTSPRPTKSQGQWALGEREPLNPNEQFKKDDDALNVRDRIINQYAKTGFDSIEKNDLRGRMRWAGLYTQREQGYDGSFTGDENIDLLEAKYFMMRVRCDGGAISTAALRTLGEISTEYARDTADISDRENIQYHWIQIEDVPAIWERLDTVGLQTTEACGDCPRVVLGSPLAGLSVDEVLDPTPAVDEIVRRYIGNPEFSNLPRKYKTAISGLQDVAHEINDIAFIGVNHPEHGPGLDLWVGGGLSTNPMLAQRVGAWVPLDEVPDVWQAVTSLFRDYGYRRLRAKARLKFLVKDWGIEKFREVLETEYLKRKLIDGPAPEPLTRPIDHVGVQKLKNGLNAVGVAAIAGRVSGTILTQVADLAEQAGADKVSFTPYQKLVILNVADDKLDALTAGLDALGLQSKPSEWRRNLMACTGIEYCKLSFAETRVRSQTLVPELEQRLEDLNAQLDVPVTVNINGCPNSCARIQVADIGFKGQMVDDGDGNSVEGFQVHLGGSLGLDSGFGRKLRQHKVTSDELGDYIDRVVRNFVKQRDGDERFANWAVRAEEADLR
- a CDS encoding DUF4190 domain-containing protein — its product is MTSSPVPDSGENVPTSPERPASKWAVATFLLGLVSLIPLSVIAGVVALVKTRGGKEPGRGLVVAGLVICVLWSAVWAYSLWPKHGLITGTLQSDRVGTCFRGDVNSPVNCDQPHSDELFAMLKLSRFPDSDPEQHEIEKRCKAELPGYSATAERDPSIRVDAWAPGAEWKQLDTHAAGCVAHSSGNRTSSIKLGPSFSWNSP
- a CDS encoding sirohydrochlorin chelatase, whose product is MAGAVEDGVWTARVVRLVLAAHGSADPRSAANARAVANQIRFMRPGLQVRVAFCDLNTPRLPDVLTPDAVVTPFLLADAYHARIDIPGQIAASGLPVRQADVLGEDDRLIAVLHERLAGLGVTTDDPELGVAVVAIGSTHAAANARTTQVADILHAGAQWACTTTAFATVNGPSPADAVVELRRRGARRVVIAPWFLAPGKLTDRVAKYAATEGIPMAPPLGAHRLVAETVLDRFEAAIAQSVAA
- a CDS encoding HNH endonuclease, whose amino-acid sequence is MFESLSRIDPAADESALVERIAELERIKAFAAAGQARAAAQLDAVRRCAEAAAGIPSARRGRGVASEVALARRDSPARGSRHLGFAKALVHEMPHTLAVLEAGLLSEWRATLIVRESACLDVDDRRALDAEMCADPGALEGMGDARIAAAAKAIAYRLDPHAVVDRAARAETERTVTIRPAPDTMAYVTTLLPVAQGVSVYAALRRTADTTFDGRSRGQVMADTLVERVTGRSAATPAPIAVNLVLTDSTLLGGDTEPANVVGYGPIPADVARGLVSAAVGDSASRATLRRLYAHPRSGALVAMESRARIFPTGLAAFIGLRDERCRTPYCDAPIRHRDHATPHARGGATSAVNGLGDCERCNYVKEAAGWLVRTEVDETGRHTAEYITPTGARHRSAAPPRAPAIVVSELEVSVGIALARHAA
- a CDS encoding phosphoadenylyl-sulfate reductase produces the protein MSNLMEADLRELADKGAAELEGASATDLLRWTDENFGGVGGPRSSATCNYVVASNMQDAVLVDLAAKVRPGVPVLFLDTGYHFVETIGTRDAVEAVYDVRVLNVTPEHSVTEQDELYGKDLFASKPSECCRMRKVLPLGKSLRGYSAWVTGLRRVEAPTRANAPLVSFDEAFGLVKINPLATWSDEQLQTYIDENDVLVNPLVYEGYPSIGCAPCTAKPAEGADPRSGRWQGLSKTECGLHAS
- a CDS encoding salicylate synthase — translated: MTQVGVDPTPAGAASVSFPLPAGVAPADLAAELVAAIAEVDGDEYLLYEHDDQWVLAVGALAIIELDRDELRIIQDGVTQRQTWTGRPGPVLGEAVDRVLLETDEAFGWIAFEFGAYRFGLQERLAPQAPLARVFWPRTRIVVGADAVSLIGAEDRHVDGVSRLLSAGLPQAPKPSGVDVAVDASGYRTRVATAIDEINAGDYHKVILSRCVTVPFALDFPATYRVGRRHNTPARSFLLHLGGFRALGYSPELVAAVHDDGVVVTEPLAGTRALGRGEVLDREARDDLESNTKEIVEHAMSVRSSVQEIDEVAVPGTSAVVDFMTVRERGSVQHLGSTVTGRLQASKDRMDALETLFPAITASGIPKAASVDAILRLDESPRELYSGAVVRFTADGGLDAALTLRTVYERDGRTWLRAGAGIIAASDPDREFEETCEKLATLAPYLVARRDNP